Within the Halalkalicoccus sp. NIPERK01 genome, the region CGGTACATGCCTCCCCTCGCGCGCCGGCGACTATAAGTGCTTCACACAAAAGCCCTCAGCGTTCCTTGGCAGTCGCGCTTCGCCCTTTTTATGTCCACCAGGGTCGCAACGCAGCCGTCCGATCGGACGGCTGCTCTCGGGGGACCAGCCTTTCCCCGCCCCGCGAACGCGGTCGCCGGATGTGGCGACCGCGTTCGCGCCGGCCACCGCACCCGCTAACGGCGCCCCCCATACCGGACCAACGTTCTTGTGGCGGGGGGCCGTCCTCGCGGGTATGGGAACCGTCGTCGGCGTTCGACTGGGAGACGGCGTCGCGCTCGCGGCCGATACGCGCGCGACCCAGGGGAGTTCGGTCAGGAGCGAGAGCCTCCGGAAGCTCTTCGAGTTCGACGCCGCGGGCGCGGTCGCGGCGGGCGAACCGAGCGCGATCCAGACCTTCGGCCGCAAACTCGACGCCGAGGTGCGCCGCAGGCAGACCGAACAGGGGACGACCATCCGCATCGACCCGCTCGCGCGCCTCGCGAGCGACCTGGCGAGCGAGACCGGCGTCGAGGCGGTCGTCGCCGCCCGCGACGGCGACCTCGTCGCCCACGTGCGCGCCATCGACTCCACGGGCGGCGAACTCGAAGAGGAGGTCGTCGCACAGGGAACCGGCGCGGAGTTCGCGCTCGGCCAGTTGGAGGGAATGGATCGCGGGATCCCAGTCGAAGAAGCCCCCGAGACCCTCGAATCGGTCTTAGAGAGCGTCGCCGAACGCGACACCGAGACGGGCGAGGAGTGTACGGTCTGGACGCTCGGGGACGGCTAGGACCTCCGGAAGTCGACCCTCTCGCGGGACGGCCCGAAACCGGGGAGATTAGACGCGACAGAGGACGTCTAGCTGGTGGGCGACGTAGGTCAACTC harbors:
- a CDS encoding 20S proteasome subunit A/B, translated to MGTVVGVRLGDGVALAADTRATQGSSVRSESLRKLFEFDAAGAVAAGEPSAIQTFGRKLDAEVRRRQTEQGTTIRIDPLARLASDLASETGVEAVVAARDGDLVAHVRAIDSTGGELEEEVVAQGTGAEFALGQLEGMDRGIPVEEAPETLESVLESVAERDTETGEECTVWTLGDG